From the genome of Bacteroides sp. MSB163, one region includes:
- a CDS encoding thiol protease/hemagglutinin PrtT, protein MRCTLLFLFILLTNRLLADNVTAEQAHALATDFFKTNVQTRSTAASPQLQLVWDGEDANTRSVGNLPAFYVFNSTDRKGFVIIAGDDVVMPVLGYSFTNSFVVDGMPSNLKSWMNGLKEQINEVRETGLNTSDVVSEAWRGVSDMTTGDVVKQYKTAEWDQESPYNTLCPKIEGTQTVTGCVATAISILMRYHQWPNAGTGTLPAYSYDALVSGAKIHQNVSGRTLGHTYAWSDMPLQYDRNSSEISKNEVATLMYDCGVMAQSQFNIASAGGTGAATLTAIHGLAEYMNYNKSMLCLRREWYSEAEWIQMLENEIMTVGPVLYGGATLSNEGHQFILDGYTTKDYFRVNWGWSGYSNGYFLISALNPNNQGAGGSAGGGFVANQDALFGLKPAEGNSSYQTLLAMLAGKSQDGTYYSGLETSETQFNVNSSFIVKCGFLWNLGLDSFSGKVALAMVDKNLNIREFISGISDIPSMQTYYTVSFAPSCRISLTPQPGDRIVAVYKGTNDAEWKVVHGGPDTTNEIIVKADPTSIIETKQEIRFTAFCDKQQETVVVHLPENSRRLNLYDVNGRLLKQILSEGKETITFSCREYPTGVYILQSVTDKGIHQCKFLK, encoded by the coding sequence ATGAGGTGTACACTACTCTTTCTATTTATTCTTCTTACAAATCGGCTTCTTGCTGATAATGTCACAGCAGAGCAAGCTCATGCTTTAGCTACCGATTTCTTTAAAACGAATGTTCAAACCCGTAGTACTGCCGCGTCACCACAGTTGCAATTAGTTTGGGATGGAGAAGATGCGAATACCCGTAGTGTAGGGAATCTTCCGGCTTTCTATGTCTTTAATAGTACCGACCGAAAAGGTTTTGTTATTATTGCCGGAGATGATGTGGTTATGCCTGTACTAGGTTATTCTTTCACAAACAGCTTTGTGGTAGATGGGATGCCTTCTAATCTGAAAAGTTGGATGAATGGGCTGAAAGAACAGATCAATGAGGTAAGAGAGACGGGACTGAATACTTCTGATGTTGTATCTGAAGCGTGGAGAGGGGTGTCGGATATGACAACCGGAGATGTGGTAAAGCAATATAAAACAGCGGAGTGGGATCAAGAGAGTCCTTATAATACGCTTTGTCCTAAAATTGAAGGCACACAGACTGTTACAGGGTGTGTGGCAACTGCTATATCCATATTGATGCGATATCATCAATGGCCGAATGCAGGAACGGGTACTCTTCCTGCTTATAGTTATGATGCGCTGGTTAGTGGAGCTAAAATTCATCAAAATGTATCGGGGAGAACTTTGGGACATACTTATGCTTGGAGCGATATGCCACTTCAATATGATCGGAATTCATCCGAGATTTCTAAAAATGAAGTTGCAACTTTGATGTACGATTGCGGTGTTATGGCTCAATCACAGTTTAATATTGCTTCTGCCGGTGGAACCGGTGCCGCTACATTGACAGCTATTCATGGATTGGCAGAGTATATGAATTACAATAAAAGCATGTTGTGTCTTCGTCGTGAATGGTATTCGGAGGCAGAGTGGATACAAATGCTGGAAAATGAAATAATGACAGTAGGCCCTGTGCTTTACGGTGGAGCTACTCTTAGTAATGAAGGACATCAATTTATATTGGATGGATATACAACGAAGGATTATTTTAGAGTAAATTGGGGGTGGAGTGGCTATAGTAATGGTTATTTCCTGATTTCAGCTTTGAATCCGAATAATCAGGGAGCAGGTGGTAGTGCTGGCGGTGGCTTTGTCGCGAATCAAGACGCTTTGTTCGGGCTAAAGCCGGCGGAGGGAAATTCAAGCTATCAAACATTATTGGCCATGCTTGCTGGGAAATCTCAGGATGGAACTTATTATTCCGGTTTGGAAACCTCTGAAACTCAATTTAATGTAAACTCTTCCTTTATTGTGAAGTGCGGCTTCCTCTGGAATTTGGGATTAGACTCGTTCTCGGGAAAAGTAGCTTTGGCTATGGTTGATAAGAATTTGAATATAAGGGAATTTATATCAGGAATCTCGGATATTCCAAGTATGCAGACATATTATACAGTGTCCTTTGCTCCTTCCTGTAGAATCTCATTGACTCCACAACCCGGTGATCGTATTGTTGCAGTCTACAAAGGAACGAATGATGCAGAATGGAAAGTGGTTCATGGTGGTCCTGATACCACGAATGAGATTATTGTTAAGGCTGATCCTACTTCAATTATAGAGACGAAGCAAGAAATACGATTTACTGCTTTCTGTGATAAGCAACAGGAAACTGTTGTTGTTCATTTGCCGGAGAATTCCCGCAGGTTGAATCTATATGATGTAAACGGGCGTCTATTGAAACAAATATTGTCTGAAGGAAAAGAAACTATAACTTTCTCTTGCCGGGAATATCCTACGGGAGTATATATCTTGCAGTCTGTAACGGACAAGGGAATTCATCAATGTAAGTTTTTAAAATGA
- a CDS encoding RagB/SusD family nutrient uptake outer membrane protein — MKKNIFKLFSAMAISATVLTGCIEEIFPENSTATSEQIGASASALEAAINGLPSQMVQGYLVYGKQVHETDIAYPSLMLAQSELLGDIVATEYGYDWWWRYSANNSMGDNSYQSFLPYFSLYKFVKSANDVIAVVDVTDPTISDEMRGYGSMAHAFRALDYYTLMVLFEPMENIYTDCSNVLGLTVPIVTEATTNDMAKNNPRATHEEMMTFILSDLDKAEIGLADYTPATKNFPSLAVVYGLKAKVYMWDKNYSKAAEYARKAIDASGATPMTAAQWNNSTTGFNTATSSWMWYLHPTASNMGNLANFIGHISNEAGWGYADLSKLQIARSLYDEIADNDFRKYSFLDPDRSFYNYQSVQGKAWLDEQPDYMSLKFRCVSGDYKTYSVGAAADIPVMRVEEMYLIEAEAVAASQNVAAGVQLLNDFMKRYRQPDYNCVLTDLRAVQLEILKQMRIEFWGEGIAFPTAKRLRPGVIQNYQGTNYKQDIFKINCVDVKPNWALVIPKDEVDSNTALQGKNNPDPSGSIPTRPTPIGTYAPGNN, encoded by the coding sequence ATGAAAAAGAATATATTCAAACTATTTTCAGCTATGGCGATATCGGCTACGGTACTGACCGGCTGTATAGAAGAGATTTTCCCTGAAAACTCTACCGCAACTTCTGAGCAAATCGGTGCTTCGGCTTCGGCGCTTGAGGCTGCGATCAATGGTTTGCCATCGCAGATGGTGCAAGGCTATCTGGTGTACGGAAAGCAGGTTCACGAAACTGACATCGCTTACCCTTCTCTGATGTTGGCTCAGTCCGAACTTCTGGGTGACATTGTTGCCACTGAGTACGGCTATGACTGGTGGTGGCGCTACAGCGCAAACAATAGTATGGGTGATAACTCTTATCAATCGTTTCTTCCCTACTTTTCCTTATATAAGTTTGTAAAGTCTGCCAATGATGTGATAGCAGTAGTTGATGTTACCGATCCCACCATTTCCGATGAAATGCGTGGATACGGCAGTATGGCTCATGCTTTCCGTGCTTTGGACTATTATACGTTGATGGTGCTTTTCGAGCCCATGGAAAACATCTATACTGATTGCAGTAATGTGTTGGGACTTACAGTGCCCATCGTGACCGAGGCGACCACCAACGACATGGCTAAAAACAATCCGCGTGCAACACACGAGGAGATGATGACCTTCATACTCTCTGATCTTGATAAGGCTGAAATCGGTCTGGCAGACTATACGCCTGCTACTAAGAACTTCCCTAGCTTAGCTGTGGTATATGGCTTGAAGGCCAAGGTGTATATGTGGGATAAGAATTATTCCAAGGCAGCCGAGTATGCCCGTAAGGCTATCGATGCGTCGGGGGCAACGCCTATGACTGCCGCACAGTGGAACAACTCTACCACAGGCTTCAATACTGCTACTTCTTCGTGGATGTGGTATCTCCATCCCACGGCCTCTAATATGGGTAACCTTGCCAACTTCATAGGTCACATCTCCAATGAGGCTGGCTGGGGTTATGCAGACTTGTCGAAACTCCAGATAGCGCGTTCGCTCTATGACGAGATAGCTGACAATGACTTCCGTAAGTACTCTTTCCTCGACCCGGACAGAAGTTTCTATAATTACCAGTCGGTGCAAGGCAAGGCGTGGCTGGATGAACAACCCGACTATATGTCGCTGAAGTTCCGTTGCGTCAGTGGTGACTACAAGACTTACTCCGTTGGTGCAGCCGCCGATATCCCCGTGATGCGTGTGGAAGAGATGTACCTTATAGAGGCTGAAGCAGTGGCTGCCAGCCAAAATGTAGCGGCAGGTGTGCAACTGCTGAACGATTTTATGAAGCGATACCGTCAGCCTGACTACAACTGTGTGCTGACTGACCTGCGTGCTGTTCAGCTTGAGATATTGAAGCAAATGCGTATTGAGTTCTGGGGTGAAGGTATTGCATTCCCAACAGCCAAGCGTCTGAGGCCAGGGGTAATCCAGAACTATCAAGGAACCAACTACAAACAGGATATCTTCAAGATAAACTGCGTAGATGTGAAGCCTAACTGGGCATTAGTGATTCCCAAGGATGAAGTGGATTCAAACACAGCTCTCCAAGGCAAAAACAATCCAGATCCTTCAGGTAGCATCCCCACGCGTCCTACTCCGATAGGCACGTATGCACCGGGTAACAATTAA
- a CDS encoding C10 family peptidase produces MRKLLLLSLVLLCSLTAWTAQRSPEEALSVAQTFFMQSSVAVTRTAGDIQLVAVSNDLLESASTRGVRGTAFYIYNYAQSAYVIVSGDDRMKPVLGYSDNGGFVTENLPVNILGWLELYNSVYAELVNGGKAVTESKQLTTTNFPPSVSPLLGSICWDQDAPYYNACPLYRGERCVTGCVATAMSMILKYYEYPVKGKGTHSYKTPNGIECSFDYGNTTFDWNNMLPQYSGTYTAEQADAVAQLMLACGVAVDMQYSPSSSGAYSYQVGQALIDYFGYDGNLGLAYRQYFTSAEWMNLIKSEINEKRPIYYFGSSDDGGHAFVFDGYDAQDMVHVNWGWSGMNNGYFEVSSLNPSSPGIGGGSNLGGGFTQGQAMYLGLQPPGASSRYTSHFSLAKLQTNKKEFSKGENFTLTATEIYNMNLLFKGGSLGLIVEKGGKQSVLWSRELEDIETYYGYGRISISNVTIPNDFTNGTYAMYLATQDIREATWSRVRGDYGSETQFTLVVADDRCTLTPFTGNLMIEKELDGRLEILHNLYSGRRGDFRVLLSNSSPTDEFYGDAGVLFATADGNYTIVGLVGATQLELKPGTDSREILISTDLAYKRGEVSTDIPVGDYYICPYVQWGGNVYNISGEWIAVTVGRALGSPALVIDNVRLENSQLQVGEKIKLLADLSLGGTGNVYDGTLMAAIFAVGQGTTSNLHYANVFVEEARPYDFKMEIDPQIGEGSYTINLYKQSLLGGYDNTPVSRLNFSVGPVTGIEDEIADKDGIIIARQPVEDILSIYTSHAARMISVYNLSGQQMMQQKESEDRKEYSIPVKGLAAGYYIIILQSVDGKTYRSKFIKK; encoded by the coding sequence ATGAGAAAATTACTACTCCTGTCTTTGGTTCTTTTATGCAGTTTAACAGCATGGACGGCCCAACGTTCTCCGGAAGAAGCTCTTTCCGTGGCGCAAACCTTTTTCATGCAGTCATCCGTTGCCGTGACTCGCACTGCCGGTGATATTCAATTAGTGGCGGTTTCTAATGATTTGCTCGAATCCGCATCTACCCGTGGTGTGAGAGGAACGGCCTTTTATATCTATAACTATGCGCAGTCTGCCTATGTCATAGTATCCGGCGATGATCGTATGAAGCCGGTACTGGGCTATTCGGATAATGGCGGTTTCGTTACTGAGAACCTACCGGTGAATATACTTGGGTGGCTGGAACTGTACAATTCCGTCTATGCTGAACTGGTTAATGGCGGAAAAGCGGTTACCGAATCTAAACAGCTAACTACCACTAATTTTCCGCCGTCTGTATCTCCTTTGTTGGGAAGCATATGTTGGGATCAGGATGCACCTTATTATAATGCCTGTCCGCTTTATCGGGGAGAACGCTGTGTGACGGGATGTGTGGCTACGGCAATGTCTATGATTTTAAAATATTACGAATACCCGGTAAAAGGAAAAGGTACTCATTCTTATAAAACTCCTAATGGAATTGAATGTTCTTTTGATTACGGAAATACTACCTTTGATTGGAATAATATGCTTCCGCAATATTCTGGAACTTATACTGCCGAACAGGCTGACGCTGTAGCCCAATTAATGTTGGCCTGCGGTGTAGCGGTTGATATGCAGTATTCACCTTCCAGTTCCGGAGCTTACTCATATCAGGTAGGTCAGGCCTTAATTGACTACTTTGGATATGATGGTAATTTAGGCTTGGCATATCGTCAATATTTTACTTCTGCCGAATGGATGAACCTGATTAAATCAGAAATTAATGAGAAACGTCCTATTTACTATTTCGGATCATCGGATGATGGAGGCCATGCATTTGTATTTGACGGTTATGATGCACAGGATATGGTTCATGTTAATTGGGGATGGAGTGGAATGAATAATGGATACTTTGAAGTTTCTTCTTTGAACCCCAGCTCTCCCGGTATTGGTGGTGGAAGCAATCTTGGAGGTGGTTTTACACAAGGCCAGGCAATGTACCTTGGACTGCAACCGCCTGGCGCATCCTCAAGATATACTTCACACTTTTCTCTTGCAAAGTTACAAACAAATAAAAAAGAATTTTCCAAGGGTGAAAACTTTACTCTTACGGCTACTGAAATATATAATATGAATTTGCTCTTCAAAGGCGGTTCATTAGGGTTAATTGTAGAAAAGGGTGGAAAGCAGTCTGTGTTGTGGAGCAGAGAATTGGAGGACATAGAGACTTATTATGGATACGGAAGAATATCTATTTCAAATGTTACGATCCCGAACGATTTTACCAATGGAACTTATGCAATGTATTTAGCTACCCAAGATATACGTGAGGCGACTTGGAGCCGTGTACGTGGTGATTATGGCTCAGAGACGCAGTTCACGCTTGTCGTGGCCGATGATAGATGTACTCTGACTCCATTTACGGGCAATCTGATGATTGAAAAAGAATTAGATGGGAGGCTCGAAATCTTACATAATCTCTATAGTGGGCGTAGAGGAGATTTTAGGGTGTTGCTTTCCAATAGCAGCCCTACCGATGAATTCTATGGTGATGCAGGCGTACTGTTTGCTACGGCGGATGGCAACTATACGATCGTGGGCCTGGTAGGAGCTACCCAATTAGAACTGAAACCGGGAACGGATAGTAGAGAAATATTGATTTCCACGGATTTGGCTTATAAACGGGGAGAGGTTTCTACTGACATTCCGGTTGGAGATTATTACATTTGTCCGTATGTGCAATGGGGAGGAAATGTGTATAACATTAGTGGAGAATGGATAGCCGTCACTGTCGGCCGAGCATTGGGAAGCCCCGCTTTGGTTATAGACAATGTACGTTTGGAGAATAGCCAACTTCAAGTAGGAGAGAAGATTAAGCTATTGGCCGATTTGTCATTAGGCGGAACGGGTAATGTATATGACGGAACTTTGATGGCAGCGATTTTTGCTGTCGGTCAAGGTACTACATCCAATTTGCATTATGCTAATGTGTTTGTAGAAGAAGCTCGACCTTATGATTTTAAGATGGAGATTGACCCTCAAATCGGGGAAGGCAGTTATACGATTAACCTGTATAAGCAAAGCCTTCTGGGAGGATATGATAATACTCCGGTAAGCAGGCTCAATTTTTCTGTAGGACCAGTCACCGGCATTGAAGATGAAATAGCCGATAAGGACGGAATCATCATTGCTCGGCAACCAGTAGAAGATATTCTTAGTATCTATACTTCTCATGCGGCTCGAATGATCTCTGTCTATAATCTATCCGGACAGCAGATGATGCAGCAAAAAGAGTCCGAAGATAGAAAAGAGTATTCTATTCCGGTAAAGGGATTGGCAGCTGGTTATTATATTATAATCTTGCAATCTGTTGACGGAAAGACTTATCGAAGTAAATTTATTAAGAAATAA
- a CDS encoding thiol protease/hemagglutinin PrtT: MKKLLLLSLVLLCSLSAWTAQRSPEEALSIARTFFMQSSGAVTRNSGEVQLVAVSNDLLKSAFTRSVEGTAFYIYNYAQSAYVIVSGDDRMKPVLGYSDNGSFITENLPVNILGWLELYNAAYAQLGNVEKTVTEPKLLTKTSFPASVSPLLGNICWDQSEPYNNTCPLYKGERCVTGCVATAMAMILKYHEYPVKGKGTHSYKTSSGIECSFDYGNTTFDWDNMLPQYEGNYTTTQANAVAQLMSACGIAVDMEYSPSASGAYSHQVGQALIDYFGYDGNLGLVYRQYFASAEWMNLIKSEINEKRPIYYFGSSDDGGHAFVFDGYNEEDMVHVNWGWSGMNNGYFEVASLNPDSPGIGGGSNLGGGFTRGQGMYLGIQPPTTSSNFTSHFFMTKLEANKEEVAKGDVFKLTITEIFNMSVACKNSKLAVIAEKDGQQSILGQMALATLINTYEGYDPLAFSNLKIPNDFADGTYSVYVATKDEREATWSRVRGYVGSEAQLILIVSGNKCTLTPFSGNLSLEEDIEVSVKLAHSLYSGLKGDYKMLVSNKSTSDEYYGLVGVALFDKNADFVAIVGDVQVEIKPGTINRELAVSGNLTVTKNSVTTNIPAGEYYICPCIDWGGGTYGIGELTPVTIKEAYGTADLKVSQPRLEKVQLQVGESLNFLADLSLSGDGNVYTGTLAAAVYENAQGYPYSVHYQNVFVEADQTENLVMEIPLSLGEGRHAVRLYKSGTDGDLVTISTLYFSVGPATGIEDEIADKDGLVIYQQPVEDILNIRTSHAARVISVYNLSGQQIIQQKESGDKKEYSIPVGGLDAGCYIVVLQSTDGKIYRSKFMKR; the protein is encoded by the coding sequence ATGAAGAAATTACTACTCCTGTCTTTGGTTCTTTTATGCAGCTTATCGGCATGGACGGCCCAACGCTCTCCGGAAGAAGCTCTTTCTATTGCACGAACTTTCTTTATGCAGTCATCCGGGGCTGTAACCCGTAATAGCGGTGAAGTTCAATTGGTGGCAGTCTCTAATGATTTGCTAAAATCTGCATTTACCCGTAGTGTGGAAGGAACAGCTTTTTATATCTATAACTATGCGCAGTCTGCTTATGTTATAGTATCCGGGGATGATCGTATGAAGCCTGTACTGGGCTATTCGGATAATGGAAGTTTCATAACTGAGAACTTACCGGTAAACATACTTGGGTGGCTGGAACTATATAATGCCGCTTATGCTCAACTGGGTAATGTCGAAAAAACGGTTACTGAACCTAAACTGCTTACTAAAACAAGTTTTCCGGCATCTGTATCTCCTTTGCTGGGAAATATATGCTGGGATCAAAGTGAGCCGTACAATAATACCTGTCCTCTTTATAAAGGAGAACGTTGTGTAACGGGGTGTGTAGCCACGGCAATGGCTATGATTTTGAAATATCATGAATATCCTGTAAAAGGAAAAGGTACTCATTCTTATAAAACTTCCAGTGGAATTGAATGTTCTTTTGATTATGGAAATACTACTTTTGACTGGGATAACATGTTGCCGCAATATGAAGGTAATTACACTACGACACAAGCTAATGCCGTTGCACAGCTAATGTCTGCCTGTGGTATTGCTGTTGATATGGAATATTCACCATCTGCTTCAGGAGCCTATTCACATCAGGTAGGTCAGGCCTTAATTGACTACTTTGGATATGATGGTAATTTGGGTTTGGTGTATCGTCAATATTTTGCTTCTGCAGAATGGATGAATCTGATTAAATCAGAAATTAACGAGAAACGTCCTATTTACTATTTCGGATCTTCGGATGATGGAGGCCATGCGTTTGTTTTTGATGGGTATAATGAAGAGGATATGGTTCATGTCAATTGGGGATGGAGCGGAATGAATAATGGTTACTTTGAAGTTGCTTCCTTAAATCCGGATTCTCCCGGTATTGGTGGTGGAAGTAATCTAGGCGGAGGATTTACAAGAGGTCAGGGAATGTATCTGGGGATACAGCCACCTACTACTTCTTCAAACTTTACTTCCCATTTTTTTATGACGAAGTTGGAAGCAAATAAAGAGGAAGTCGCTAAGGGAGATGTGTTCAAACTGACGATTACTGAGATATTTAATATGAGTGTGGCATGCAAGAATAGTAAGTTGGCAGTAATAGCAGAAAAAGATGGCCAACAGTCAATATTAGGGCAGATGGCTTTGGCTACGCTGATAAATACGTATGAAGGATATGATCCTCTTGCTTTTTCTAATCTGAAAATACCCAATGATTTTGCTGATGGAACTTATTCCGTATATGTAGCTACCAAAGATGAGCGCGAAGCAACATGGAGCCGTGTGCGTGGTTACGTGGGTTCTGAAGCACAACTCATTCTTATTGTAAGCGGTAATAAATGTACTTTGACTCCGTTCAGTGGTAATCTAAGTCTTGAAGAAGACATAGAAGTTAGTGTGAAATTAGCCCATAGCTTATATAGTGGTCTCAAAGGAGATTACAAAATGTTGGTTTCTAACAAAAGCACATCGGACGAGTATTATGGTTTAGTGGGTGTTGCACTTTTTGATAAAAACGCGGACTTTGTAGCGATAGTTGGAGATGTACAGGTCGAAATAAAACCGGGTACGATTAATAGAGAACTGGCTGTATCCGGAAACCTGACTGTTACTAAGAACTCTGTGACTACCAATATTCCTGCTGGAGAGTATTATATTTGCCCCTGTATAGATTGGGGAGGAGGTACGTATGGCATCGGTGAATTAACTCCGGTCACCATAAAGGAGGCGTATGGAACTGCCGATTTAAAGGTCAGCCAACCACGTCTGGAGAAGGTACAACTTCAAGTAGGTGAGAGTCTGAATTTTCTGGCTGATCTGTCATTGTCTGGTGATGGAAATGTATATACTGGAACATTGGCAGCAGCTGTTTATGAGAATGCCCAAGGTTATCCATACAGTGTACACTATCAAAATGTATTTGTGGAGGCAGACCAAACGGAAAACCTTGTAATGGAAATTCCTCTGAGTCTGGGTGAGGGAAGGCATGCTGTTCGTTTGTATAAATCAGGTACTGATGGAGACCTTGTGACAATTAGCACTCTCTATTTTTCTGTAGGACCGGCCACCGGTATTGAGGATGAAATAGCCGATAAGGATGGATTAGTTATCTATCAGCAGCCAGTGGAAGATATTCTTAATATCCGTACTTCTCATGCCGCCCGAGTGATTTCTGTCTATAACTTGTCCGGACAGCAAATAATACAGCAAAAAGAGTCCGGGGATAAGAAAGAGTATTCTATTCCGGTAGGAGGATTGGATGCAGGCTGCTATATTGTAGTATTGCAATCAACTGATGGTAAGATATACCGGAGCAAATTTATGAAACGTTAG
- the hflX gene encoding GTPase HflX translates to MKEFVISEVQAETAVLVGLITKTQDERKTNEYLDELEFLAETAGAEVVKRFTQKLDQAHSVTYVGKGKLEEIKEYIRNEEEAEREIGMVIFDDELSAKQIRNIEAELKIKILDRTSLILDIFAMRAQTANAKTQVELAQYKYMLPRLQRLWTHLERQGGGSGAGGGKGSVGLRGPGETQLEMDRRIILNRMSLLKERLAEIDKQKSTQRKNRGRMIRAALVGYTNVGKSTLMNLLAKSEVFAENKLFATLDTTVRKVIIDNLPFLLSDTVGFIRKLPTDLVDSFKSTLDEVREADLLLHIVDISHPDFEEQIEVVNKTLADIGASGKPIILVFNKIDAYTYVEKAADDLTPRTKENLTLEELMKTWMAKMADNCLFISAREKINLEELKSVVYARVKELHVQKYPYNDFLYQTYEEE, encoded by the coding sequence ATGAAAGAATTTGTAATCTCCGAAGTACAGGCAGAAACGGCGGTATTGGTTGGTCTCATTACGAAAACACAGGATGAGCGTAAGACAAACGAATATCTCGATGAGCTGGAATTCTTGGCTGAGACAGCCGGGGCGGAAGTAGTGAAACGATTTACCCAGAAGCTGGATCAGGCACATTCTGTGACCTACGTCGGCAAAGGTAAACTGGAAGAAATTAAAGAATATATCCGGAACGAAGAGGAAGCCGAACGGGAAATCGGTATGGTGATTTTTGACGATGAACTCTCCGCGAAACAGATACGTAACATTGAAGCTGAGTTGAAGATCAAGATATTGGATCGCACCTCGCTTATTCTCGATATTTTTGCCATGCGTGCACAGACAGCCAATGCAAAGACGCAGGTGGAATTGGCACAGTATAAATACATGCTTCCCCGTCTGCAACGTTTGTGGACCCACTTGGAACGCCAGGGTGGCGGTTCTGGTGCCGGTGGCGGTAAAGGTTCAGTGGGACTTCGTGGTCCGGGTGAAACGCAGTTGGAAATGGACCGCCGTATCATCCTGAACCGTATGTCATTACTGAAAGAACGTCTGGCAGAGATCGATAAGCAGAAGTCAACCCAGCGTAAGAATCGTGGACGTATGATCCGTGCGGCATTAGTGGGATATACCAATGTGGGCAAATCCACGTTGATGAACCTGCTTGCCAAGAGCGAAGTATTTGCAGAAAATAAACTGTTTGCAACACTGGATACTACAGTGCGCAAGGTGATTATTGATAATCTGCCGTTCCTGCTTTCAGATACGGTTGGTTTCATCCGTAAGTTGCCTACTGACCTGGTGGACTCTTTCAAGTCGACGCTGGACGAAGTGCGCGAGGCGGATCTGCTGTTGCACATTGTGGATATTTCACATCCGGATTTTGAAGAACAGATAGAAGTAGTCAATAAAACATTGGCGGATATCGGTGCATCCGGTAAGCCAATCATACTTGTATTCAATAAAATAGACGCTTACACCTATGTGGAGAAAGCGGCTGACGACCTTACCCCCAGAACAAAGGAAAACTTAACACTCGAGGAACTGATGAAGACTTGGATGGCAAAGATGGCGGATAATTGCCTCTTTATCTCTGCCCGTGAGAAGATCAATTTGGAGGAACTGAAGAGTGTGGTTTATGCACGCGTGAAAGAACTGCATGTACAGAAATACCCTTATAACGATTTTCTTTATCAGACCTACGAAGAAGAGTAA